From a region of the Halococcus hamelinensis 100A6 genome:
- a CDS encoding CBS domain-containing protein — protein sequence MELPTPEELRERRHRVDLTQSALAERAGVSQPLVARIEGGDVDPRLSTLRRVVSALDAAEGSIRRARDLMHESVVAVAPDDSVRDAIDRMRAEGYSQLPVVHDGYPVGIISNGDVRQAGIDDAASLPVADVMRESITTVAPDAALDAVDTHLDHHDAVIVVESGELLGIITEADVAAHLS from the coding sequence ATGGAGCTCCCGACGCCGGAGGAGTTACGCGAGCGTCGCCACCGGGTCGACCTCACCCAGAGCGCGCTCGCCGAGCGCGCGGGCGTCTCCCAGCCGCTGGTCGCCCGGATCGAGGGTGGCGACGTCGACCCGCGGCTCTCGACGCTCCGGCGGGTCGTTTCGGCCCTCGACGCCGCCGAGGGGAGCATCCGGCGTGCGCGCGACCTGATGCACGAGTCGGTGGTCGCGGTCGCGCCCGACGACAGCGTTCGGGACGCCATCGACCGGATGCGCGCCGAGGGCTACTCACAGCTTCCCGTCGTCCACGACGGTTATCCGGTGGGGATCATCTCGAACGGCGACGTCCGCCAGGCCGGCATCGACGACGCCGCGTCGCTGCCGGTGGCCGACGTGATGCGCGAGTCGATCACCACGGTGGCCCCCGACGCGGCCCTCGACGCGGTCGATACCCACCTCGACCACCACGACGCCGTGATCGTCGTCGAGAGCGGCGAACTGCTCGGGATCATCACCGAGGCCGACGTCGCCGCCCACCTCTCCTGA
- the purM gene encoding phosphoribosylformylglycinamidine cyclo-ligase — protein sequence MSDDEELTYADSGVDIEASEAATAALVGAAGEGEGDYAGLVDIGGQYLALATDGVGTKLLVAEALDDYSTVGIDCVAMNVNDLVAAGVEPVAFVDYLAVDEPDDGTAAAVGEGLAVGAERADVALVGGETAVMPEVIKGLDIAGTCAGLADEDDLFGEARAGDALVGFPSTGIHSNGLTLAREAAGRAGGYDEPFPDDSERTVGEVLLEPTRIYTDLLDPLADHSAHAAAHVTGGGWTNLSRMGSFRYEITDPLPVPPVFEFVADAGNVPEEERYRTFNMGMGFVAALDPADADDLAAATDGAVVGHVTEGTGVGVGGLALD from the coding sequence ATGAGCGACGACGAGGAACTCACCTACGCCGACTCGGGCGTCGACATCGAAGCCAGCGAGGCCGCGACCGCGGCGCTGGTCGGCGCGGCCGGCGAGGGCGAGGGCGACTACGCCGGTCTGGTCGACATCGGCGGGCAGTACCTCGCGCTCGCCACCGATGGAGTGGGCACCAAACTCCTCGTCGCCGAGGCGCTCGACGACTATTCGACCGTGGGCATCGACTGCGTCGCGATGAACGTCAACGACCTCGTGGCCGCCGGGGTCGAACCCGTGGCGTTCGTGGACTACCTCGCCGTCGACGAACCCGACGACGGGACCGCCGCCGCCGTGGGCGAGGGGCTCGCCGTGGGGGCCGAACGCGCGGACGTGGCGCTCGTCGGCGGCGAGACCGCGGTGATGCCCGAGGTGATCAAGGGCCTCGACATCGCGGGAACCTGCGCGGGGCTGGCGGACGAGGACGACCTCTTCGGGGAGGCACGGGCGGGCGACGCGCTCGTCGGCTTCCCCTCGACGGGCATCCACTCGAACGGGCTGACACTTGCTCGGGAGGCCGCGGGCCGCGCCGGCGGCTACGACGAACCGTTCCCCGACGACTCCGAGCGAACCGTGGGTGAGGTCCTGCTGGAACCGACGCGGATCTACACCGACCTCCTCGACCCGCTCGCCGACCACTCCGCCCACGCCGCCGCCCACGTCACGGGTGGCGGCTGGACCAACCTCTCGCGGATGGGGTCGTTCCGGTACGAGATCACCGACCCGCTACCCGTTCCCCCCGTCTTCGAGTTCGTCGCGGACGCGGGCAACGTCCCGGAAGAGGAACGCTACCGGACGTTCAACATGGGGATGGGGTTCGTCGCGGCGCTCGACCCCGCCGACGCCGACGACCTGGCCGCGGCGACCGACGGCGCGGTCGTCGGCCACGTCACCGAGGGAACCGGAGTGGGCGTCGGTGGGCTGGCGCTCGACTGA
- a CDS encoding zinc metalloprotease — protein MRFHTREVFDLAIAWLALGVAFALFFDSFLGIDLRAALLAGDPNALLSPAILQVFGLSMLTAGVGFLFHELAHKVVAQRFGQVAAFRADYGMLFLAVASAFAGFLFAAPGAVYHRGRITKRQNGLIALAGPVTNLVLAVGFATLALFSTGFLGAVGVFGVGINLLLAGFNMLPFGPLDGRTVFAWSKTVFAVTFVVSAGSAVFVLLQFGFGL, from the coding sequence GTGAGATTCCACACCCGCGAGGTGTTCGACCTCGCGATCGCCTGGCTCGCGCTCGGCGTCGCGTTCGCACTGTTCTTCGATTCGTTCCTCGGCATCGACCTCAGAGCCGCGCTGCTCGCCGGCGACCCGAACGCCCTGCTCTCGCCGGCCATCCTCCAGGTGTTCGGGCTGAGCATGCTCACCGCCGGCGTGGGATTCCTGTTCCACGAACTCGCCCACAAAGTCGTCGCCCAGCGCTTCGGCCAGGTCGCGGCCTTCCGCGCCGACTACGGGATGCTCTTTCTGGCCGTCGCAAGCGCCTTCGCGGGTTTCCTGTTCGCCGCGCCCGGCGCGGTCTACCACCGGGGGCGGATCACGAAGCGCCAGAACGGGCTGATCGCGCTCGCGGGGCCCGTCACGAACCTCGTGCTCGCGGTCGGGTTCGCGACCCTCGCGCTGTTCTCGACCGGGTTCCTCGGCGCGGTCGGGGTCTTCGGGGTCGGGATCAACCTCCTCCTCGCGGGCTTCAACATGCTGCCGTTCGGCCCGCTCGACGGCCGGACGGTGTTCGCGTGGAGCAAGACGGTGTTCGCGGTCACGTTCGTCGTGAGCGCTGGCTCGGCGGTGTTCGTGCTCCTCCAGTTCGGGTTCGGGCTCTGA
- a CDS encoding TraB/GumN family protein — MSDPAATTDAEGSVRVVGTAHVSPESVGEVEETIREERPDVVAVELDEGRFRQLKGEEPDDLAAGDLLRGNTVFQFLAYWMLSYVQTRLGDEFDITPGADMLAGVETAEELGLGLALVDRDIQMTVQRFWARMTAGEKFSMLLSLPLAFASPIAVGLGIGLSLGVVLGIPVEAFFGPLVVPPALAIPGLAVSILDYTLVAIVLGLGLAAVLSLAFVWSLPEEDEVEEFDIADMTDTDVVSTMLEEFRGFSPGGAEALIDERDAFIAHRLVALRAGGHRVVAVLGAGHMEGVERYLENPETLPPMESLVGHESGRRFSPYKVVGYLITLGFLAFFVLLAMAGARNEFLLTLFGAWFLINGVFSATLARLGGAHWTSALVGGAVAWLTSVNPLLAPGWFAGYVELRYLDVNVGDVGTLNEILSDEETPMGELWTQLKAVGLFRLIAVVALTNVGSIVASFLFAAVVLPVLASGVGGVGGVADLMVEGARNSADLIWGTVT, encoded by the coding sequence ATGAGCGATCCTGCGGCGACCACGGACGCCGAGGGCAGCGTCCGGGTCGTCGGCACGGCTCACGTCTCGCCCGAGAGCGTCGGCGAGGTCGAGGAGACCATCCGCGAGGAACGACCCGACGTCGTCGCGGTCGAACTCGACGAGGGCCGGTTTCGCCAGCTCAAAGGCGAGGAGCCCGACGACCTCGCGGCGGGCGACCTCCTCCGAGGGAACACCGTCTTCCAGTTCCTCGCCTACTGGATGCTCTCGTACGTCCAGACCCGCCTCGGCGACGAGTTCGACATCACCCCCGGTGCCGACATGCTCGCTGGCGTCGAGACCGCCGAGGAACTCGGGCTCGGGCTCGCGCTGGTCGACCGCGACATCCAGATGACCGTCCAGCGTTTCTGGGCCCGGATGACGGCGGGCGAGAAGTTCAGTATGCTCCTCAGCCTGCCGCTGGCGTTCGCCTCGCCGATCGCGGTCGGTCTCGGTATCGGGCTCTCGCTCGGGGTCGTCCTCGGGATCCCGGTCGAGGCCTTCTTCGGCCCGCTCGTCGTGCCTCCGGCGCTCGCTATCCCGGGACTGGCGGTCTCGATCCTCGACTACACTCTCGTCGCCATCGTCCTCGGGCTAGGGCTCGCGGCGGTGCTTTCCCTCGCCTTCGTCTGGAGTCTCCCCGAGGAGGACGAAGTCGAGGAGTTCGACATCGCGGACATGACCGACACCGACGTCGTGAGCACGATGCTGGAGGAGTTCCGGGGGTTCTCGCCCGGTGGGGCCGAGGCCCTGATCGACGAACGCGACGCGTTCATCGCCCACCGGCTGGTGGCGCTCCGCGCGGGCGGCCATCGGGTGGTCGCGGTGCTCGGCGCTGGCCACATGGAGGGCGTCGAACGGTATCTCGAGAACCCCGAGACGCTGCCCCCGATGGAGTCGCTGGTCGGCCACGAGAGCGGCCGGCGGTTCTCGCCCTACAAGGTCGTCGGCTACCTCATCACGCTCGGCTTCCTCGCCTTCTTCGTTCTGCTCGCGATGGCGGGTGCGCGCAACGAGTTCCTGCTCACGCTCTTCGGCGCGTGGTTCCTGATCAACGGGGTCTTCTCGGCGACCCTCGCCCGGCTCGGCGGTGCCCACTGGACCAGCGCGCTCGTCGGCGGCGCGGTGGCGTGGCTCACGTCGGTCAACCCGCTGCTCGCGCCCGGCTGGTTCGCGGGCTACGTCGAGCTCCGCTACCTCGACGTCAACGTCGGCGACGTCGGCACGCTCAACGAGATCCTGAGCGACGAGGAGACGCCGATGGGCGAGCTCTGGACCCAGTTGAAAGCGGTGGGACTCTTCAGGCTGATCGCGGTGGTCGCGCTCACCAACGTCGGCTCCATCGTCGCGAGCTTCCTGTTCGCGGCGGTCGTTCTTCCGGTACTGGCCTCCGGGGTCGGCGGCGTGGGCGGCGTCGCCGACCTGATGGTCGAGGGGGCACGCAACAGCGCCGACCTGATCTGGGGGACGGTGACGTGA
- a CDS encoding acyl-CoA thioesterase: MTGLMETFIQNRTMVQPHHANNLQTAHGGNVMKWMDEVGAMSAARFSGNPCVTARINRVDFERPIRVGDVALIEAYVYEAGRTSSHVRLRAYREDLAEDEREKTTESYFVYVAVDDDLEPTSVPELTVETADGERLYEAAVEGNGDGE, translated from the coding sequence ATGACCGGCCTGATGGAGACGTTCATCCAGAATCGGACGATGGTCCAGCCCCACCACGCCAACAACCTCCAGACCGCCCACGGGGGAAACGTGATGAAGTGGATGGACGAGGTCGGCGCGATGAGCGCCGCGCGGTTCTCGGGCAACCCCTGTGTCACGGCCCGGATCAACCGGGTCGACTTCGAGCGACCGATCCGGGTCGGCGACGTCGCGCTGATCGAGGCCTACGTCTACGAGGCGGGCCGAACGAGCAGTCACGTACGCCTCCGGGCCTACCGCGAGGACCTCGCGGAGGACGAGCGCGAGAAGACCACCGAGTCCTACTTCGTCTACGTCGCGGTCGACGACGACCTCGAGCCCACGTCCGTTCCGGAACTCACCGTCGAGACCGCCGACGGCGAACGCCTCTACGAGGCCGCGGTCGAGGGCAACGGCGACGGCGAATAA
- a CDS encoding M20/M25/M40 family metallo-hydrolase — protein sequence MADWIGETFTSRTGWDHLETLVDIENGERMAGSEGERRAAEATRDALAEVGARNARLDEFEIQGWTRGESGVVVDGIEHDSIALPRSPSGEATGEFVDLGYGLPADFENHDLGGKVVMAASDVPDHHDRFIHRTEKYHRAVAAGAAAFVFRNHVPGQLPPTGSVSGADGPIGEIPAVGVSKEVGLRLGRRFAGEARASDRSSERRPRDGEPATVRVEADVHDATSQNVRAELGPESGTRVLVTSHVDAHDIAEGAGDNGAGTAMVVELVRALAGREDELDRTVEFVAFGAEEVGLRGSEYMADHADLDGIKAILNLDGVVVGRTLSFITHGFDELDAAAERVGDRFDHPVEVVPKQGPHSDHWPFVRWGVPGYHVGSDTGPDRGWGHTHADTLDKLESRTLREQAVLLTDLTVDLASDDLSVAHKDPEDIAAALEAEDEAPGMKVTGDWPY from the coding sequence ATGGCAGACTGGATCGGTGAGACGTTCACCAGCCGGACGGGATGGGACCACCTCGAAACCCTGGTCGATATCGAGAACGGGGAGCGAATGGCGGGCAGCGAGGGGGAACGCCGCGCCGCCGAGGCGACCCGCGACGCGCTCGCCGAGGTCGGGGCGCGAAACGCACGCCTCGACGAGTTCGAGATCCAGGGCTGGACGCGCGGCGAGAGCGGTGTCGTGGTCGACGGGATCGAACACGACTCCATCGCCCTCCCCCGAAGCCCGAGCGGCGAGGCCACCGGCGAGTTCGTCGACCTCGGCTACGGGCTGCCCGCGGATTTCGAGAACCACGACCTCGGTGGCAAGGTCGTGATGGCGGCCAGCGACGTGCCCGACCACCACGACCGCTTCATCCACCGGACGGAGAAGTACCACCGCGCGGTCGCGGCCGGCGCGGCGGCGTTCGTCTTCCGGAATCACGTGCCCGGCCAGCTTCCACCCACCGGGAGCGTGAGCGGTGCCGACGGCCCGATCGGCGAGATCCCCGCCGTCGGCGTCTCGAAGGAGGTCGGGCTCCGGCTCGGACGGCGGTTCGCCGGCGAGGCGCGCGCCTCGGACCGGTCGAGCGAACGACGTCCACGAGACGGCGAGCCGGCGACGGTTCGGGTCGAGGCCGACGTTCACGACGCTACCAGTCAGAACGTCCGCGCCGAACTCGGTCCGGAGAGCGGGACGCGAGTCCTGGTGACGAGCCACGTCGACGCCCACGACATCGCCGAGGGGGCGGGCGACAACGGCGCGGGCACGGCGATGGTGGTCGAGCTCGTACGAGCGCTCGCCGGACGCGAGGACGAACTCGATCGTACTGTGGAGTTCGTCGCGTTCGGGGCCGAGGAGGTGGGGTTGCGGGGTTCGGAGTACATGGCCGACCACGCCGACCTCGACGGGATAAAAGCGATACTCAACCTCGATGGGGTCGTCGTCGGGCGGACGCTCTCGTTTATCACCCACGGGTTCGACGAACTCGACGCGGCCGCCGAGCGCGTCGGCGACCGGTTCGACCACCCCGTCGAGGTCGTCCCGAAACAGGGTCCCCACAGCGACCACTGGCCGTTCGTCCGCTGGGGCGTGCCGGGCTATCACGTCGGGAGCGACACCGGCCCGGACCGCGGCTGGGGCCACACCCACGCCGACACCCTCGACAAACTCGAATCCAGAACCCTCCGCGAGCAGGCGGTCCTCCTCACCGACCTCACGGTGGACCTCGCGAGCGACGACCTCTCGGTGGCCCACAAGGACCCGGAGGACATCGCGGCGGCGCTCGAAGCCGAGGACGAGGCCCCGGGCATGAAGGTCACCGGCGACTGGCCGTACTGA
- a CDS encoding O-methyltransferase translates to MANPMPEAVARLCRRAAPEPDDVLDEMETTARESGFPTIGPDAGAFYRLSARLTAASSVFEFGSGFGYSAYWVAPALPSDGQIVLTEHDPDELDMAREFFARGGYDDRAVFEEGDAIETVERYDGPFDLVLVDNEDDRYVEAFEAVRGKVAPGGIVLADNVLAAGEQFGPDAVLDALDGDEAPATAHHIADYYERVRADPDFETALVPVGEGLLASVRL, encoded by the coding sequence ATGGCGAACCCGATGCCCGAGGCGGTCGCCCGGCTCTGTCGACGCGCCGCCCCCGAACCCGACGACGTACTCGACGAGATGGAGACCACCGCCCGCGAGTCGGGCTTTCCCACCATCGGACCGGACGCGGGCGCGTTCTATCGGCTGAGCGCCCGGCTGACGGCCGCCTCGTCGGTCTTCGAGTTCGGCTCCGGTTTCGGCTACTCGGCCTACTGGGTGGCCCCGGCGCTGCCGAGCGATGGTCAGATCGTCCTCACCGAACACGACCCCGACGAACTCGACATGGCTCGCGAGTTCTTCGCACGCGGCGGCTACGACGACCGCGCGGTCTTCGAGGAAGGCGACGCCATCGAGACCGTCGAGCGGTACGATGGTCCCTTCGACCTGGTACTCGTGGACAACGAGGACGACCGCTACGTCGAGGCGTTCGAGGCGGTTCGGGGGAAGGTGGCTCCCGGGGGGATCGTCCTCGCCGACAACGTCCTCGCGGCCGGCGAACAGTTCGGACCCGACGCGGTCCTCGATGCGCTCGACGGCGACGAGGCCCCGGCCACCGCCCACCACATCGCCGACTACTACGAACGGGTTCGGGCCGACCCCGACTTCGAGACGGCGCTCGTCCCGGTCGGCGAGGGACTCCTCGCGAGCGTGCGGCTGTAA
- a CDS encoding polyprenyl synthetase family protein, which yields MRDVLATWRPVIDTEIERLLPREIDAEYVASFFGEPTYEYDSTAIQRALPDLTWDLLDRGGKRWRAVVCCLLIEGFGADPHDYLPYACIPEILHNGTIIVDDVEDGATMRRGETALHHDFGTDIALNAGNALYFFPLKIVARNPGDLDAETRLALYEMLMHELNRTHLGQGMDIQWHNEREIRMTEAQYLEMCACKTGCLGRIVARLAAILTGQFAEDERHAARYAELMSISFQIGDDILDVETATEDGGAFGKGIGNDVREGKKTLMAIHAARNADPERAARLEAILWADENTDEEVREVIDLLRETDSVAYARECALDIASEARDHLAALDLDEESATQLAEFTRFMVEREV from the coding sequence ATGCGTGACGTGCTCGCGACGTGGCGACCGGTCATCGACACCGAGATCGAGCGGCTGCTCCCGCGCGAGATCGACGCCGAGTACGTCGCTTCCTTCTTCGGCGAGCCGACCTACGAGTACGATTCGACCGCGATCCAGCGCGCCCTCCCCGACCTCACCTGGGACCTCCTCGACCGCGGCGGCAAACGCTGGCGCGCCGTGGTCTGCTGTCTCCTGATCGAGGGGTTCGGCGCGGACCCCCACGACTACCTCCCCTACGCCTGTATCCCCGAGATCCTCCACAACGGCACCATCATCGTCGACGACGTCGAGGACGGCGCGACGATGCGCCGGGGCGAGACCGCCCTCCACCACGACTTCGGCACCGACATCGCGCTCAACGCGGGCAACGCGCTCTACTTCTTCCCGCTCAAGATCGTCGCCCGGAACCCGGGGGACCTCGACGCCGAAACCCGGCTCGCGCTCTACGAGATGTTGATGCACGAGCTCAACCGGACCCACCTCGGGCAGGGGATGGACATCCAGTGGCACAACGAGCGCGAGATCCGGATGACCGAAGCCCAGTACCTCGAGATGTGTGCGTGTAAAACCGGGTGTCTCGGCCGGATCGTCGCGCGGCTCGCCGCCATCCTCACCGGCCAGTTCGCAGAGGACGAACGCCACGCCGCACGCTACGCCGAGCTCATGTCCATCTCCTTTCAGATCGGCGACGACATCCTCGACGTCGAGACCGCGACCGAGGACGGCGGCGCGTTCGGCAAGGGGATCGGCAACGACGTCCGCGAGGGGAAGAAGACCCTGATGGCGATCCACGCCGCGCGCAACGCCGACCCCGAACGCGCCGCCCGACTGGAGGCGATCCTCTGGGCCGACGAGAACACCGACGAGGAGGTCCGAGAGGTCATCGACCTCCTCCGCGAGACCGACAGCGTGGCCTACGCCCGCGAGTGCGCGCTCGATATCGCTTCCGAGGCCCGCGACCACCTCGCGGCGCTCGACCTCGACGAGGAGTCCGCGACCCAGCTCGCCGAATTCACCCGATTCATGGTCGAACGCGAGGTCTGA
- a CDS encoding V-type ATP synthase subunit D, translating into MANDVKPTRKELMGIEDRIDLSERGHDTLEQKRDGLIMEFMDILDEAQDVRSGMGDDYEQAQAKIDMARAIEGDVAVRGAAAALEDHPEITIQSKNIMGVVVPQIESSKVKKPLDQRGYGVLGTSAYIDEAADAYEDLINSIVLAAEVETAMKKMLNEIETTKRRVNALEFKLLPELRESQEYIEQKLEEQEREEIFRMKKVKDKKEEQEREARDEADAEAAERPEGEVAVTS; encoded by the coding sequence ATGGCCAACGACGTCAAACCCACCCGCAAGGAGCTGATGGGGATCGAGGACCGCATCGACCTCTCCGAGCGGGGCCACGACACGCTCGAACAGAAGCGTGACGGCCTCATCATGGAGTTCATGGATATCCTCGACGAGGCCCAGGACGTCCGTTCGGGGATGGGCGACGACTACGAGCAGGCCCAGGCGAAGATCGACATGGCGCGGGCGATCGAGGGCGACGTCGCGGTCCGCGGTGCGGCCGCGGCCCTCGAGGACCACCCCGAGATCACGATCCAATCGAAGAACATCATGGGCGTCGTGGTGCCCCAGATCGAGTCCTCGAAGGTCAAGAAGCCGCTCGACCAGCGGGGCTACGGCGTGCTCGGGACGAGCGCCTACATCGACGAGGCCGCCGACGCCTACGAGGACCTCATCAACTCGATCGTGCTCGCCGCCGAGGTCGAGACCGCGATGAAGAAGATGCTGAACGAGATCGAGACCACCAAGCGCCGGGTCAACGCCCTCGAGTTCAAGCTCCTGCCCGAACTCCGGGAGTCCCAGGAGTACATCGAGCAGAAGCTCGAAGAACAGGAACGCGAGGAGATCTTCCGGATGAAGAAGGTCAAGGACAAAAAAGAGGAACAGGAGCGCGAGGCCCGCGACGAAGCCGACGCCGAGGCCGCCGAGCGCCCCGAGGGCGAAGTCGCGGTTACCTCATAG
- a CDS encoding V-type ATP synthase subunit B — translation MKEYRTIEEISGPLVFVEIDEPVGYDEIVEIELPDGERKRGQVLESSEDFVSIQVFEGTGSINRDASVRFLGETMTMPVTEDLLGRVLDGSGRPIDDGPEIVPDSRESIVGSAINPTAREYPEEFIQTGVSAIDGMNTLVRGQKLPIFSASGLPHNELALQIARQATVPEEDEADEEGDGSEFAVVFCAMGITAEESNEFLADFERTGALERSVVFSNLADDPAVERQITPRLALTTAEYLAFEKDYHVLVILTDMTNYCEALREIGAAREEVPGRRGYPGYMYTDLAQLYERAGRIRGRDGSVTQIPILTMPSEDETHPIPDLTGYITEGQIMLDGDLNSQGVEPPVNVLPSLSRLMDDGIGEGLTREDHGDVSDQLYAAYAEGEDLRDLVNIVGREALSERDNQYLDLADRFEAEFVDQGYDTNRDVEETLDIGWELLSALPKQELNRIDEELIERYYNEDADDAPEEGEESSGAEAEA, via the coding sequence ATGAAGGAATATCGAACGATCGAGGAGATCAGCGGGCCGCTGGTGTTCGTCGAGATCGACGAGCCGGTCGGCTACGACGAGATCGTGGAGATCGAACTCCCCGACGGGGAGCGAAAGCGCGGCCAGGTGCTCGAATCCTCGGAGGACTTCGTGTCGATCCAGGTCTTCGAGGGCACCGGCAGCATCAACCGCGATGCCTCGGTCCGCTTCCTCGGCGAGACCATGACGATGCCCGTCACCGAGGACCTACTGGGGCGAGTGCTCGACGGCTCGGGCCGACCGATCGACGACGGCCCGGAGATCGTCCCCGACAGCCGCGAGAGCATCGTCGGTTCGGCGATCAATCCGACGGCCAGAGAGTACCCCGAGGAGTTCATCCAGACGGGTGTCTCGGCCATCGACGGCATGAACACCCTCGTCCGGGGTCAGAAACTCCCGATCTTCTCGGCCTCGGGGCTGCCGCACAACGAACTCGCCCTCCAGATCGCGCGCCAGGCAACGGTGCCGGAGGAGGACGAGGCGGACGAGGAAGGTGACGGCAGCGAGTTCGCGGTGGTGTTCTGTGCGATGGGTATCACCGCCGAGGAGTCCAACGAGTTCCTCGCGGACTTCGAGCGCACGGGCGCGCTCGAACGCTCGGTCGTCTTCTCGAACCTCGCGGACGACCCCGCCGTCGAACGCCAGATCACCCCGCGGCTCGCGCTGACGACCGCGGAGTACCTCGCGTTCGAGAAGGACTACCACGTGTTGGTGATCCTGACGGACATGACCAACTACTGCGAGGCGCTCCGGGAGATCGGGGCGGCGCGCGAGGAGGTTCCGGGTCGCCGGGGCTACCCGGGCTACATGTACACCGACCTGGCGCAGCTCTACGAGCGCGCGGGCCGGATCCGCGGCCGGGACGGCTCGGTGACGCAGATCCCGATCCTCACGATGCCGAGCGAGGACGAGACCCACCCGATCCCCGACCTCACGGGCTACATCACCGAGGGACAGATCATGCTCGACGGCGACCTCAACAGCCAGGGCGTCGAGCCGCCGGTGAACGTGCTGCCGAGCCTCTCGCGGCTGATGGACGACGGCATCGGTGAAGGGCTGACCCGCGAGGACCACGGCGACGTCTCCGACCAGCTCTACGCAGCCTACGCGGAGGGCGAGGACCTCCGGGACCTGGTGAACATCGTGGGCCGCGAGGCGCTCTCCGAACGCGACAACCAGTACCTCGACCTCGCCGACCGGTTCGAGGCGGAGTTCGTCGACCAGGGCTACGACACCAACCGCGACGTCGAGGAGACCCTCGACATCGGGTGGGAACTGCTCTCCGCGCTCCCGAAACAGGAACTCAACCGGATCGACGAGGAGCTCATCGAGCGCTACTACAACGAGGACGCCGACGACGCCCCGGAGGAGGGCGAGGAGTCGAGCGGAGCCGAGGCCGAGGCTTAA